GATACGAAATTTCAATATGCCACATCAAATGCTAATTATGGCATGTTAAAAACCTTTCAAAAAGGATTTTATTCTTCACGGTTATGTAGCTTAGATATTGATCCAATACTAAACTACTTGTGATGTGACCTAGTTTTGCTATCTCTGTAATGACTAAAAGGAAAGTAAAGCTCTTAAAAAAACTCACCTGAAAATACAGCTGGGTGCATGTAATAGATATCTCTTTTGGAACCATGTTTATTTTCTTGCATGTAAATATCAGTAGAGTGTGAAAAAGAAAGTGATGGCTTACCacttgttgactgtctttttagccaacgacgtgagaacgtcaataacgacaagccttcaagagaatataaacgacacaaacggtataataaagaaaataaagaacacacaagagatttttatagtggttcagccccgattgtcggtaatagcctaatccacttagagttgtgatttatagatctatactcaagatcagatggactgagccaactgagtttcttcagtacagattgtgaaaatacaagagttctctcaaatatcagcactttctctctctagaatacacaaacccaattttctctctctagaatacacaaacccaatctttttttctctcatcccatcagctctctatttataggcctgggatcctcaactgatatccccttacgatagggatattttattattcatcttatatttatattacaaagaaacattcaaaatttgaaatgtaacaaaccccccatttgtgggaagaatgagagattcccgcgtatgttgttgaagctatctctgggaatcttgacttagtctcctctagctagttgatccacctcctactgaccacccatgcaagtgctggtcgaacgtgcatggtggtaggacttgtgcatggtggacatgcacttctctcctctaacatggcactctcctctagcatgccatgtttctcctcggacaaaatccttggggtctcctcggaccaaggtggtaggacatgcacttctctcctctaacatggtactctcctctagcatgccatgtttctcctcgaaccaatctccttggcttctcctcggactaaggtgatCCGAGGCATCTCACCTCACCTCCTTGGCATcttacctcggataggtccgaggcaacctccttggcatctcacctcggataggtccgaggcaacctccttggacttctcctcggaccaaatccttggggtctcctaggaccaccctcttggggtctcctaggaccacatcctccttggggtctcctaggactaccttcttgagttctcctcggatgcaactccttagctctcctaggatcactctcttggccCTCCTAGGAtacactccccttagctctcctaggatgcattttccttagcctcctagcatcaaggtgcacttggcttggctatgacatctttcaagcagtccaaattcctCGTCAGTCTACTGGGTCACTtcatcacaactctgaggagtcaatgtatttattgactattaacgtgtcttttactgaccatgcactactacttgtcacatttattgccatGTCCtttatctccaatttttgggtataacaccacTACATTTGGGCGAACTTGGAGGCTTCTGCTCGCAACGAAGGCTAAGAAAATAAACACACCCTGAAATTCATCGAACAAGCATAACCCTGAAAAGTCATTCAAAATACGCGAAGCACATATAAGAACTAAAAATCTCACAAAGACCTAAGCTACAGATGATGCAAATGTAGTATATAATCTTTCTCATGTAAGAAAACAAAATACAATATCAGAATCTAAAAATTAAGTTTGGCTGTGGAGATGGTGCAAAATATTCTTTGCATCATTAAGGGAAATCAAGAAAATAAGCAGCTAACCAAATAAAAATCACAAGTCAGGCAACTCCATACAAGAATCAACATCAGAATCCACAAACAGAGACCCATTCTCTCACCGCAAGTAGAAACCCACAAATAAGCTATTTACCAGTTGAGAGTTGCAACCCCTGAAGCTATACGCGAAGCACTCCAGAAAATGGGGCCTTAAAGCAGGCGAGCGACACTTTTCTTAGCACCAAGCAACGGGGAAAGGGCAAGGTAGAAGGTTGGCGCCAAGCTACAGAAAAATGGGAACGGTGCTTGAACAGCGGCGACAATCGGTGGGTTGGCAGAGAGCAAACgaaagagaaagggagaaagggaTCGGTTATGGAGGGATCGGATATGgagaagaaagagaaagagagagagaaagagaaagagatttGGGGATCGGATATGGAGGGAGAGAAAAAGAGATTTGGGGATCggttttgagaagaaagagattatatttttttatttaattattttataaataaattttgattatatTGGTACCGTGTGAAATTTGGGGGTGAAATTTTGGGGGGGCGGGGAAAAATAGGCGCCAAAATTAAGGCCCACATACACCTATACACTTATTTAtctactataacacttttttaaaagtgttaaatttttgtgttatggACATGGGGTTTTTTTCTAGTGTTATGAGTAGCATTGTAGGCGACACTCAGCAAGTCGTTGATTGAGGGTTGCCTTGCCTACTCGGGAGGAAGGCTATTGCGAGGAGGAGGGGGAGGTGTGGTATTCCTTGAAGGGTTAGGCGCAGCGGGAGGTGCTGGAGGATCCTCTGATCGAGTCTTATTTGTGGAGGGTTCGCTACTGCCCTCCCTATGATGCCACCTGTTCGCTCTCTTTTTGCTCTGAGGAGCATCATCATCAGTGTATAAgtcaaaagcttctccaaaaggcatgactacaGGATGGAAACAAACGATTAGACAATATAATTTAAGTTATTTAAAAAAGCAAGGGAATAAGGACAaaggaaattctaagtaatatacccaagctattattactagtcgatacattatttataaaactactgctacactcactctctgcctcgaagaagtctgaatttaaactactACTCGCAAATCTAAAGTTGTcatccctgtcaaataaatgataggggATGGGCAAGTTAtataaaagtgagaagtcagtaccattcTCGTTGGAAGACTTGAGTACAAGCTCGGTGTACTCTAGAAGTTTTTGCTTTCCCTTCCCATGTCAAGCAGGGGCAGCAACAGTCTGAGGGTTGCTGGAGGGTTCCTGGATGGTCACTCCTGTTGCCTGCCatctcgggggttgtgacacatcatgTTGCTGCTCGAGGATGCCCTCTCTAGTAGCACTCCCCGCagtggactccctcacttcctggtgaggtgccaaaaggctGACCAACCTCAGATTGCTTTTTGTGACCAGCTTTTTGACGCTCTTCTCGATGTCCGTCAGGCCGGCCAGGGCTGcggcccttatctccatctctggagtggggtctagtcgataccatggacctagacataACATTAAGGTTCTAAGGAcggaaaagaaaatcaaactagcagaaaataaacgaccagtgattgagaaatttacctcctcgagtgaaggctaAGTTATCGGCGACCAGGTCCGTCGTAAGAAAGCACTCCTAGAAGTACTTTCCTAtgttggatttgtaggtgatgtCACTCAGAAAGGTACGAGCAGACTCTTGATGGTAGAAATGGAAGACctcgtgttgttgtggttggggttagacttgagatcaaacaggtagttgatctcatgcagTGTAGGCACAGAccattttttatggttgtaaaggatatagagtgttgataatactctatatccattaggggtgatttgaaaaggggaaacctcgaagtaattggccaccccttgaaaaaatttGTGCAGAGgaaagattgcccctgcctcaatgtggtacctTGACTAGGCGCTGAAGGCACCTCCAGGCACATATAACCTCTGGTCGGGTGAAGGTTTGACTAGGGTGATCCCAGGAAGACTGTACTTCATGAGATAATTATTCACCATCCTGAgcgatatgacactaggaggtgAAATGTACCAGTCAACGTCTGGCCTAAGGTGGTCGCAAGGCCGAGCTTTGGGTTGGATTTCCGATGGTGCAGTATTCATAGGCTGGGGGTTAGTTGAAGGGTCCTCGGCGCAAGGTGCAGGCTAGTTAGAAGGAGAGCtggttgttttcttctttctacgGGCAGCGTATTACACGTGACCCATGTTAGGTTGACTGGTTGGAGGGCTGGTCGGTGCACAAcaagaaaaaattcttttaataacacccaaaatgtgttatcaaaacataccataacactttttgatgtgttaagaccgactatgttatcgtaggtcagggtactttacataacactttatcattgttatacaaatgtgttattatactgtcaacgataacacactttctgtgttattttaataaatagataagtgtttaattatattatttatagtcgattatataacacatttcaatacttataaatttgtgttatactacactttagtataacacattttttgtgttatactacactttagtataacacttttttgtgttatataatgaagtttgcataacaaaattctttacttaaaaaaaaagtgttattgtaatagatattataacacatttttcgtattgttttaatatttagataagtttaaattctcattatatatttatttatataacactaatttattctattgtatttttattttttatttatataattaaaattagctttctaatatatactagcatcatcaaatgaacttgattttcaaataacaaaaagtaaaaacattcaacattgtattaacaatccacaaatcaGTTTAAAACAtccaacactgtcatcaacaacaaaacgTTCTTTatgtattcaagtagtcttaaatattcaacatattctactactttcagcacaaaatattctacagctgcccaacacaaagccttcaaaattaagtatcattttctatttcgcttgtcacatctgcaaaataaacaaagaaatatttattgttattatctagcatcacaaattacttcaagaaaaattctATGGACGGAAACAATAAACCTCTAAAAGCCAACTCAGATTTGGGTTAGCAAAAATCAAACAAAGGATAAAAATGAAAAGACAAGCACCAAATCATGATTGAAAATCACAAAAGTTTGGATGTCAGTATTAGTTGCTAGTTAGGATTAGGAACTATCATAATAATGAACTTGTTTACATGAATGCATAAATGGTGCCATAATCCCAATAAAGACATTATAAAACTAAGTAATGCATTGCAGAACTAGTTGATAGATAGACATAACTAGTCTTGTATACTATTATTGATTAAGATATTTCAAGATTAAGTTTAATTCTATTATGAAAAATTAgaattttataaagttttaattTCCTAGAATAGTTTCCTAATTAAGTCTGAGCTTGTTATTTTGTTTATCTAGAAAATAGGCTCTTCGCCATGTGAATTATTTGTAAAACgatagaataaaaaaaatcagattgtcTATCACTAAAACTGTTATCTTTCTCTCTAGTTCTTTGTCATTTCTGTCAATGTCTATTCCCTAAATTATCCTCTTCTATTGctcattcttttttctttcttggtTATGCATCAGTAAGGAGGTTTAATTCCAATGTCAAATTCAATTAAAATGTTCAAAATAACTAATATATGGTTTATTACTTGATATTTTATATAGAAAATTCTAGAATTTGCTCATAGAATCAAATAGTGGGACCAGAAAACTTGAGAGctaccaaataaaataaaataaaatatgataccTCTGGATAGGTAAGAACATTCATTAAAGTAACAAATGGTACATCTTTGTAGTCAACCTATGCACGACGACAGAACAAGTAAACACATCATCATCACTTGAGAATAATTTTCAAATAATGAATGGTAAgcataaataaatatacatatataattaacAAATTGTAAATTAAAGGAGAAACTATATAATGAGAAGTAAAATCATGTTAATTTCAAGGAGAAACTATACGTGAccttgaaaagaaaagaaaatcagCCAGAGCTACTTGCAATACAAAATAGCAAATCAAACTCATAGATCCATCaaacaaaataattaagtaaaaattGCATCACTCAACAAGCTcgatgattttatttttaaaaatgaataaaaacaaGATAATTCTTTGATAACCTTAACATTTAATGAATGAAACATACCCCTCTTTAGATGAAAAACCTTCAAGCTTTTCTTTATTATCAGCTGCATTAGATGAGTGGACAGTAGAAGCAAGGAAAACTGCAACCAAGAAGCAGCCAACGCCAGGGAAAAGGATCTCGGCTCTATTAATTCTATTGTCTAAAAAGTAATTCAAGGTTGTTCCTGTCACCATTAAAGATCGCAACAGAAGCAAAAAATTCAGTATCTATAAGAGCACACAGACAAACATCAACATTTTGAAatggtcagagagagagagagagagaatgaaataAAGGACCTGTAACAACTGTTATGCTTGCAGTGATCACTTCTGTGACTGATAAGCCAACAAAAGCCCAAGCATACTGAGTTGAGAGATTTTCAAGGCTAAGTACCATCCCTCCTGCCATTGCAAACATCACAGAAGGCCAATTATCCTACACCAATCACCCTAACATGAATCGAAACCAAATACATACAATACTATACAACTCCATTATGGCAAACAAATGAAATTTTCATTATGCTGTGTTCCTTATCACTAGTCTCTCCAAATAGCACCACATTCATCAGAGAGAATAGAGAATTAATGCAAGTGTTGAATATTtgtgattcaacacttgtaatgagctaaaaaatataatcaatactGAATTAATCATGAGAAGGAGCAGCcaaaagaattatataaaaaaaagaagaggaaaaacaaaaaacaatggaTTCTAGACATGTCTCATAATAATTGGACCTTTTTATTAaacttcatggagacaaaacTGTCACAATAAAATTGTCTAGCAATATTTTTATCTCATTTTCTTATCTAACTTTTAGCTTCTAGCTTCTATAACCTCTGCTAAATTGATTTTTAGCTCTGTTagggtaaaaataaaaaaaaggagaACAGAAGCTTCTTTTTTGGGGGTAATCTCTGAAAATTACATAGGCCAAAAAAAATATGACAAAAGCCTTTGGCATGCCTTAGTAATCAATGGTGTTCATTATCTAGATGGTATCATCATAGGAAGGAGCACCATCACACTGTACTACATGGTATCATCAACATTCCTTTGTGATTGAATAATAGCATTTCATACTTCCAAATAGGCCCCCCTATGTGATCGCTGCCATCACACACACATAAGAGTACTTAATAGAAAATGAATTGGATAAAATGATCTCTGTAAATGTACCAAAGATATGGGACTTTATTATTTATATCTAAATAGTACAAAGATACAAAAAGAGGGAAAAAGGAGCTGGAAACCAAGAAGTGATTAACAGGAAACTAACCACACTAATCTACTAACTATAGCTGAACCTATATTACAGTTAGAGCTAACTAACTACATGTGCAAAAGTATTTGAAAAGCACATGAATATAGTTAACTCATAGTATTTAGAAATCACATGAATGTTAAATTTTGCAAAAGTAGGCACCAAATAAAATTAGAAAGAGATCCAATTCATTTCATTCCTAAAAATATTAAGGTACCAAATACACATAAGGACCAAGTATGACTACCACAAATAAGCACAAATTTAAGGTACTCAAATACAACAAACAAAGAATAAACATTTTTTTCTGAAACAGAATGGACCACGGTTCAATATAAAAGGCATCATATTGCAACTTCGGTCAATAAATCAGCTGTTAAAAAAACATAAACGAATGAAGAAAATATTGAATTCAACAAAAACATTGTCTAATCTTAAAGCATAACTAATGATTGTTAAAATAATTTAGAGGGATTGAAAaccaaataattaaaaagaaactaaGATATACCCAATTACATTTGATCAAAATGGAAAGTAATCAAGATATAATATAGAATTTGTATATAATTTTGACTGAACTCACCTGACCTGACCAAGAGAAGAGATAACAATTTCAGTCCAATCCACCACCATGAGCATAATAGAGAAGGTCCCAACGTCTTGTGGTCTGAGCAAATCAAAACTCGAACTTGTAGAATAGCCATTTTTTTACAACACAACTttagagattaaaaaaaaatactacagCTGCCATTTTTTACTCTAGAAATTTAGTGACTCTAAAACCAAAAAAAACATCTACAGTAGACCTTTTTAAATTCTCAAACCAAATAAAGGAGACAAACTCAATATCGTAAAAGATTTATGGCTAGAATGCATGCTTGATTTCCAAGACTAATGAATGAATTACGCAAAGCAAAACTCCATATCTCTATGTTTGTTTATATTTCATTAGCATAGCTGAAATTCCCAAATACCAAAACTAAGCATGAATATGAAGATATTGGGACAAAGCAGAGAAACATTCCCacttaaaataaatacaaaaaacactGTTAAACCAAAAACATTGTTAAACACTAAAAAAGAAGCAATAAAGAGCATAAATGGTTGTGCCAATTCATTAGTCTGAAGTAGTTTTAGAGATTAAATAAAGAGCATGACCATGTATTTAGACTAAGCCCAACAAGCCATAAGAAACTCATAAAACAGAAACACAAATAGAAAACCACAATAAACTAAGCTACAAAAATCAACAGCAGAGTGTGCTTTATGTTCGAAGCATTGccaaaaaaatagagagaaaaaacaCAACAGACTAAACTTGGAAGTTTGATTAACCAACAATTCTGGACCAAAACCATTGTCAGAGAAGGATCCCTTCTATTTATGAATCAAAGACTATTTTGCAACATCAAGAGAGATATTGACGATCCCTTTAACACAATCCAAACCCAAACACAAATAGAGATATTAACACCTAgaataaacaaccaaacaaaaagcTAATATTATATAGGTTTTTCTTACTATGTTTTGGAATCATTTGCAAATGGCTTGGTCTGGAAAAAAGGCCCCTCAGTTGGGTGCATTTTCCATGTACGGTTCCCTTAAAGAAAATCAGCAGGAAACATGCTTGATTTGATTATGTAAAGACAGTATAGTTGACCTATTTTGTTCCGAAATCAAAGTCTTATATTGTTAGTAGACTAGCATTGGCAATGAGATTATATAGAATTTAAGATAAATGATGTTGTTAATAATTGAATTTGGAACCAAAAAGTGGCACATATCTAAAAACAAACCAGTTTCATAACTCAAAATTGGGTCATCTTTACCATAACACAAGCTAGATTCGCCTTGATTTCTTCTACTTTGGCCCCAAAATCAAATTACATAATTgtcaaaagaaaataaatatctATATAATAAGTACTCAAGATCATCAAAGTTAGTCAAATGACAAACACAAAATACCTGTTAAGGTCAAGTATGAGATTCTAGGTATTACTATAAAccactaaataaaaactactatttAACAagtatattattttcttttataaaatctCTCTTTTTTTTCCAGGCATAGCAATaagtaataacaataataataatattactaaTACTAATATTCTTAATACATAATAACTACAAACTTTTCCACAAAATATGAGCAAAATGAGAGctgaataaaatgactaaaaatgaATCAAAAGAAAACAGAGATGAACCatatacacacatacatacatacatacatacatacaatgTGTAGTGACTAAAAcatattagtattatatttaacTAAACATCAATCCTAATATGGTTGAAACATGAAAGTTGGAAActcccaaaaaagaaaaaatgtaTGAATAAAAGAAGTTGTCACTATTGCACAAGAAAATGTTAGCATGTAGTCTtatttaaaacaaagaaaaaatatatgaacgaaagtaaaaaaaaatgatagtcTTTCTACTATCACTCTATAAATAAAGCCATATGCAGAGTACAATAAGTTAATCAATTATTCATTAATATAACAACttttaaaagtaacaaaaaatataGTATTTCTACCATCACTCTATAAAACAAAGCATAATTTGATAGTAAGTTTATTGAAAAGAGCAAAAGATATACAACAATTAAACCTTCCCATTTGAACCATATTACACATAACTAATGGTAAAACTTACCAAACTagagaaatcaaacttaaatcctTATTACACATAACTACATAATGGTAGAACTTATAACTACACAGAAAGTTTGCAGACTTTTACTTTCCAAATATTCCATTCTTATTCAAATCCAATGATCATGTATCAAAATATATGCACCAATACAAGCAACAACTATACCTCCTTAGAGTACTCCTCAAGAATTGAAGGTTTGAGTTTCATGTGCTTGTACAAGGTTCCAACAACTATGCATTCCTTCCCCTCTTCTAATTCCAAAACAGTACGTACTGCAAAACTCAACAAGAGAACAAGATTTATGAAAGCCATAGCTCGAACAGAGAGCTAAACATCAACAGAACTAAATAGAAAAAAACTACAaagtattaataaaaataaaacccaaatcaaaATAAACATGCAACCACAATGCATATACAAGattaaagcaaaaaaaaaaaaaaaaactatcacaACACAACTAAACCTCTTTTGAAATTAGTCTTAGAATTTGCAAGGACCTGGTAAATGAGGTTTCCAATTAGGAGCAAGGGAATAGAGAATAGTCCACAACATGTGAAGACGAGCAAAGTAAATCTGACTATACTGTTGACCCCTGTACGTTTCTTTCCGAATCTCAAACTTCTCATCCTACATTAATAGTAtaaacttattattattgttattattataattcaaatttgctcaaaatatattatacaaataAAAATTGAAATTGAGATTTAGAATTGAATTATAAAATTTGTCAACTCTGTTAACTGTAATTGAGGGTTAGATATCTAAGAAACATAGAGAAGGGAAAGAGCATTTAGATTTAGCTCGTAAAGGTCTgagttttttttcctttctcaCTTACCAATTTCCATAGTTCCTTGAGAACCAAACAGAAAGagataaagaaagaaaacaaaaaagaagaGAGAGGAAGTAGTACTGACCGAAGAGTTATAAGATGATTGTTTTCTCTGGAACATCAGAAACGGGGCTCTACAGTGGAACGGGTGCAGAATCGCGCCTGGACTTGTGGAATCTAGGCCCTCACTTGGTGCACACTCGGGGCTCTACAGTGGAACGAGAGCAGAATCGTGCCTGGTGGTGGCCCGTGAATGGAAGTCACACTGGGTCGAAGGCACGCAGAGGTGGGCTCACACCCGGGGTCACTTGGTTCGAGGGTTGGGTTCACGGGTGCCTGAGATTTAGAGCTTGGCACGGAGGGAAAGGGTTGTGAGGATGGTGGATAGGTGGTCGAAGCTGAGGATGATGGTGGTTACGGGAGTGGCGGCTAGGGCAAAGGGAAGAGAAAGAGACAAGAAGGAGAATGGGAAAAAAATATCAGAGTAGGCTGGGAATGGGAAAAAAGTATCGAAGAATGGGAAAAGGAGAATGGGAAAAAATGTACTAtaagttatttttttatattttatttctattacttTACCAACCATTTTttacataatatatattataatacattttcaaaagacttatgattatgtgttgtgGAAAGTAGTTTTTGGTGTAGTGGTGGGTTTTGCTGTGAAAATGGGACTTCCGAAAACGACAATGacagttgttcttgatcctcaaacAGCAGCGCAAGAAGATTGTCGCCAATTGGCATCTcgcctccccaaggatcgtgcatgaatatctgagaacagaaaaggggagatgagaatctacgaccaacaaATAGAAGGAGAGGaaacgttgggataacgttgctcgtgtataaaagttaagcttttatacgaccagtagcatcctaacgtaaacactaaaagtATGTGAGCAGTTTggaaaaacagattaaaaagcgaaaatgaaaagtttttttagaaaaactttTTGACTCCGGAAACaagcaggaaaaacccagatttttctaaAAGCATAAAACTCGagttttcacttcgattttggaccctAAAATAGTATTCCTTCTTCCCACATCAATTTCTAAGCCTAA
The Humulus lupulus chromosome 6, drHumLupu1.1, whole genome shotgun sequence DNA segment above includes these coding regions:
- the LOC133784365 gene encoding DNA polymerase delta small subunit-like; the encoded protein is MFQRKQSSYNSSDEKFEIRKETYRGQQYSQIYFARLHMLWTILYSLAPNWKPHLPVRTVLELEEGKECIVVGTLYKHMKLKPSILEEYSKEV